A genomic window from Micromonospora sp. WMMA1947 includes:
- a CDS encoding glycerate kinase, which yields MWPATLLRMRVLLCPDKFAGTLSAPDVAAAVADGWRDVAPDDDLLVRPLADGGPGFVEVLAGALGGRRVPVPTVDPLGRPAAGEILLTDDGTAYLESAQACGLHLLTAAERDPKATTSYGLGLLVAAAVEAGARTVVVGLGGSATNDGGAGMLVPLGVTPLDGAGRALPYGGAALAEVAALDGEPRLRGATLVAATDVDNPLLGLHGASSVFGPQKGADRADVLLLDAALTRWAEVLADRLPGCPPGLGALPGGGAAGGLGAAVLALGGRCESGIGLVTRAVRLDAALDDADLVITGEGSFDHQSLRGKVVAGVAGAARDRGVPCVVLAGRVSTGRREAAAAGVTEAHSLVEHFGGEEHGGVDAAMTRPGEGLRALGARLARQWSR from the coding sequence ATGTGGCCTGCCACACTGCTGCGCATGCGCGTGCTGCTCTGCCCGGACAAGTTCGCCGGCACGCTGTCGGCCCCCGACGTGGCCGCCGCCGTGGCCGACGGCTGGCGTGACGTCGCCCCCGACGACGACCTGCTGGTCCGGCCACTCGCCGACGGCGGACCGGGGTTCGTCGAGGTGCTCGCCGGGGCACTCGGCGGGCGCCGGGTGCCGGTACCCACAGTCGACCCGCTGGGCCGCCCGGCCGCCGGTGAGATCCTGCTCACCGACGACGGCACGGCGTACCTGGAGAGCGCCCAGGCGTGCGGCCTGCACCTGCTCACCGCCGCCGAACGCGACCCGAAGGCCACCACCTCGTACGGGCTGGGGCTGCTCGTCGCCGCCGCGGTCGAGGCGGGCGCGCGCACGGTGGTGGTGGGGCTGGGCGGCTCGGCCACCAACGACGGCGGCGCCGGGATGCTCGTCCCGCTCGGCGTCACGCCGCTGGACGGCGCCGGCCGGGCCCTGCCGTACGGCGGCGCGGCGCTGGCCGAGGTGGCCGCGCTCGACGGCGAGCCCCGGCTGCGCGGCGCCACGCTCGTCGCCGCCACCGACGTGGACAACCCGCTGCTCGGCCTGCACGGCGCGAGCAGCGTCTTCGGCCCGCAGAAGGGCGCCGACCGGGCCGACGTGCTGCTGCTGGACGCCGCGCTGACCCGCTGGGCGGAGGTGCTGGCCGACCGGCTGCCGGGGTGCCCACCCGGCCTGGGCGCGCTTCCCGGCGGCGGCGCGGCCGGTGGCCTCGGCGCCGCGGTGCTGGCGCTCGGCGGCCGGTGCGAGTCCGGCATCGGCCTGGTCACCCGCGCGGTCCGGCTGGACGCCGCGCTCGACGACGCCGACCTGGTGATCACCGGTGAGGGCTCGTTCGACCACCAGTCCCTGCGCGGCAAGGTGGTCGCCGGCGTGGCCGGGGCCGCCCGGGACCGGGGCGTGCCCTGCGTGGTGCTGGCGGGACGGGTGAGCACCGGACGGCGGGAGGCCGCCGCGGCCGGCGTGACCGAGGCGCACAGCCTGGTCGAGCACTTCGGCGGCGAGGAGCACGGGGGAGTGGACGCGGCGATGACCCGCCCGGGCGAGGGGCTGCGCGCGCTCGGCGCCCGCCTGGCGCGGCAGTGGAGCCGCTGA
- the erpA gene encoding iron-sulfur cluster insertion protein ErpA, whose protein sequence is MTTPAQTESTEAKAPSTVVLTDVAAQKVKALIEQEGRDDLRLRVAVQPGGCSGLRYQLFFDERSLDGDVVTDYDGVEVVVDRMSAPYLTGATIDFADRIDAQGFTIDNPNAGNSCACGDSFS, encoded by the coding sequence GTGACCACGCCAGCGCAGACCGAGTCGACCGAGGCCAAGGCCCCCAGCACCGTCGTCCTCACCGACGTCGCGGCGCAGAAGGTCAAGGCCCTGATCGAGCAGGAGGGCCGCGACGACCTGCGGCTCCGGGTCGCCGTGCAGCCGGGTGGCTGCTCCGGCCTGCGGTACCAGCTGTTCTTCGACGAGCGCTCGCTCGACGGTGACGTCGTCACCGACTACGACGGTGTCGAGGTCGTCGTCGACCGGATGAGCGCCCCCTACCTGACCGGCGCCACCATCGACTTCGCCGACCGGATCGACGCCCAGGGCTTCACCATCGACAACCCGAACGCGGGCAACTCCTGCGCCTGCGGCGACTCCTTCAGCTGA
- a CDS encoding carbohydrate kinase family protein: protein MKIAVTGSIATDHLMSFPGRFADQLIADQLDKVSLSFLVDELVLRRGGTAANIAFGMAQLGLRPVLLGAVGADFADYRSWLERHGVDCDSVHVSEVAHTARFVCTTDTDMCQIASFYAGAMSEARNIELAPVAQRLGGLDLVLVSANDPAAMIRHSGECRDRGYSFVADPSQQLARMDGADVLGLVEGADYLMTNEYEKSLLQSKAGLTDEQLLDQVKVRVTTLGKDGVEIAGRDVGTIRVPIAREIEAVDPTGVGDGFRAGFFAALDWGVGLERAAQVGCLLATLVLENFGGQEYEVRRDLFVKRLAESYGDAAAEDVRPHLL from the coding sequence ATGAAGATCGCCGTGACCGGCTCGATCGCGACCGACCATCTGATGAGCTTCCCCGGCCGGTTCGCCGACCAACTCATCGCCGACCAGCTCGACAAGGTCTCGTTGTCCTTCCTCGTCGACGAGCTGGTGCTCCGGCGCGGCGGCACCGCGGCGAACATCGCCTTCGGCATGGCCCAGCTCGGGCTGCGCCCGGTGCTGCTGGGCGCGGTCGGCGCCGACTTCGCCGACTACCGCTCCTGGCTGGAGCGTCACGGCGTCGACTGCGACTCGGTACACGTCAGCGAGGTCGCGCACACGGCCCGCTTCGTCTGCACCACCGACACCGACATGTGCCAGATCGCCTCCTTCTACGCCGGGGCGATGAGCGAGGCCCGCAACATCGAGCTGGCCCCGGTGGCGCAGCGCCTCGGCGGGCTGGACCTGGTCCTGGTCAGCGCCAACGACCCGGCCGCGATGATCAGGCACTCCGGCGAGTGCCGGGACCGCGGCTACTCCTTCGTCGCCGACCCGTCGCAGCAGCTCGCCCGGATGGACGGCGCGGACGTGCTCGGCCTGGTCGAGGGCGCCGACTACCTGATGACGAACGAGTACGAGAAGTCGCTGCTGCAGAGCAAGGCCGGCCTGACCGACGAGCAGCTGCTGGACCAGGTCAAGGTGCGGGTCACCACCCTGGGCAAGGACGGTGTGGAGATCGCGGGCCGGGACGTCGGCACGATCCGGGTGCCGATCGCGCGGGAGATCGAGGCGGTCGACCCGACAGGCGTCGGCGACGGCTTCCGGGCCGGTTTCTTCGCCGCGCTCGACTGGGGCGTCGGCCTGGAACGCGCGGCCCAGGTCGGCTGCCTGCTGGCCACGCTGGTGCTGGAGAACTTCGGCGGCCAGGAGTACGAGGTCCGCCGGGACCTGTTCGTGAAGCGACTCGCCGAGTCGTACGGTGACGCGGCCGCCGAGGACGTCCGGCCGCACCTGCTGTGA
- a CDS encoding ATP-binding protein, with translation MTAPAGGVDPEVRPGSGGPVLVAFAGLPGVGKTTLAARVGAALRAPVLPVDPVERALHRYGLTGDVPGMAAYGAVAGLAEVQLGLGLSVVVDAVNPVASARGLWHDVAERAGVPLRVIEVHCGDEEEHRRRVEARPPEEHGTWEQTLRRRAEYEPLIGPRLVVDTAVSADPLPGILAYLR, from the coding sequence GTGACCGCCCCGGCCGGCGGGGTGGACCCGGAGGTCCGCCCCGGCTCCGGCGGGCCCGTGCTGGTCGCGTTCGCCGGGCTGCCGGGCGTGGGCAAGACCACGCTCGCCGCCCGGGTCGGCGCCGCGCTACGCGCCCCGGTGCTGCCGGTCGATCCGGTCGAGCGGGCCCTGCACCGCTACGGCCTGACCGGCGACGTGCCCGGGATGGCCGCGTACGGCGCGGTCGCCGGGCTGGCCGAGGTGCAGCTCGGGCTCGGGCTCAGCGTGGTGGTCGACGCGGTGAACCCGGTCGCCAGCGCCCGGGGCCTCTGGCACGACGTGGCCGAACGGGCCGGCGTGCCGCTGCGGGTGATCGAGGTGCACTGCGGTGACGAGGAAGAGCACCGCCGCCGGGTCGAGGCACGCCCGCCCGAGGAGCACGGCACCTGGGAGCAGACGCTGCGCCGCCGCGCCGAGTACGAGCCGCTGATCGGCCCGCGCCTGGTGGTCGACACCGCCGTGTCGGCCGACCCGCTGCCCGGCATCCTCGCGTACCTGCGCTGA
- a CDS encoding sulfurtransferase TusA family protein produces MSARSEPDEVLDCRGQRCPLPVINLARLVPGLPAGAVVRVLADDPAAAVDIPAWCRMRGHEFLAAHDGPAYDVRV; encoded by the coding sequence GTGAGCGCGAGGAGCGAGCCGGACGAGGTGCTGGACTGCCGGGGGCAGCGCTGCCCGCTGCCAGTGATCAATCTCGCCCGGCTGGTGCCCGGTCTGCCGGCCGGTGCGGTGGTGCGGGTGCTGGCCGACGACCCGGCGGCGGCTGTCGACATCCCGGCGTGGTGCCGGATGCGCGGCCACGAGTTCCTCGCCGCGCACGACGGCCCCGCCTACGACGTCCGGGTGTAA
- a CDS encoding aminotransferase class V-fold PLP-dependent enzyme, giving the protein MSVSPVYLDAASAAPLHPVARQAMLAALDDGWADPARLYAPARRARQLLDAAREAAAQTLGVRADELSFTPSGTAAAHAAVLGGLAGRRRAGATLVHSAIEHSAVLHAAQRHTASGGAAVSVPVDRFGRLDLDAWAAAVTAPGVALAALIGASHEVGTVQPVPAAAQLCAEAGVPLYVDAAQLAGRVPLPSGWSVLTASAHKWGGPPGVGLLVVRKGTRWESPYPADERESGRTPGVVNLPAVVAAAASLRAAAADAAAEAARLGPLVDRIRARVAAEVPDVEVVGDPVDRLPHLVTFSCLYVDGEALLHALDRRGFAVSSGSSCTSSTLRPSHVLEAMGVLSHGNVRVSLHRETTEADVERFLDELPGIVADLRAEAGVTDL; this is encoded by the coding sequence ATGAGCGTCTCCCCGGTCTACCTGGACGCCGCCAGCGCGGCGCCGCTGCATCCGGTCGCGCGGCAGGCGATGCTGGCCGCCCTGGACGACGGCTGGGCCGACCCGGCCCGGCTGTACGCGCCGGCCCGCCGGGCCCGTCAGCTCCTCGACGCCGCGCGGGAGGCCGCCGCGCAGACGCTCGGCGTCCGCGCCGACGAGTTGTCCTTCACCCCCAGCGGTACGGCGGCAGCGCACGCCGCCGTGCTCGGTGGCCTGGCCGGGCGGCGGCGGGCCGGGGCGACGCTGGTGCACTCGGCGATCGAACACTCGGCGGTGCTGCACGCCGCGCAGCGGCACACGGCCTCAGGCGGCGCGGCGGTGTCCGTACCCGTGGACCGGTTCGGCCGGCTGGACCTGGACGCCTGGGCGGCGGCGGTGACCGCGCCCGGCGTGGCTCTCGCCGCACTGATCGGGGCCAGTCACGAGGTGGGCACGGTGCAGCCGGTGCCCGCGGCGGCCCAGCTGTGCGCCGAGGCGGGCGTGCCGCTGTACGTGGACGCGGCGCAACTGGCCGGCCGGGTGCCGCTGCCGTCGGGCTGGTCGGTGCTGACCGCCAGCGCGCACAAGTGGGGCGGGCCGCCCGGCGTCGGGCTGCTCGTGGTGCGCAAGGGCACCCGGTGGGAGTCGCCGTACCCGGCCGACGAGCGGGAGTCGGGGCGTACCCCGGGGGTGGTGAACCTGCCGGCGGTGGTCGCGGCGGCGGCGAGCCTGCGCGCGGCGGCGGCCGACGCGGCGGCGGAGGCGGCCCGGCTGGGGCCGCTGGTGGACCGGATCCGGGCCCGGGTCGCGGCCGAGGTGCCGGACGTGGAGGTGGTCGGCGACCCGGTAGACCGGTTGCCGCACCTGGTGACGTTCTCCTGCCTGTACGTCGACGGCGAGGCGCTGCTGCACGCGCTGGACCGGCGCGGGTTCGCGGTGTCCTCCGGCTCGTCGTGCACGTCGTCGACGTTGCGCCCGTCACACGTGCTGGAGGCGATGGGGGTGCTGTCGCACGGCAACGTGCGGGTGTCGCTGCACCGGGAGACCACCGAGGCGGACGTGGAGCGGTTCCTGGACGAGTTGCCCGGGATCGTGGCGGACCTGCGGGCGGAGGCGGGGGTGACGGACCTGTGA
- the coxB gene encoding cytochrome c oxidase subunit II gives MVARSSEVRRSAVRHSASPGAGGRRRRGAGRIAGLGLGAAALLVSLTGCDVGKTFGGFGWPQGGITPESHRMYDLWIASCIAALAVGVFVWGLIFWCVVRYRKRGNELPVQTRYNLPMEFLYTIAPILVVSVLFYYTAVVQTDVNKESKNPDVTVEVVAFKWNWQFNYRDGQGPEANTVASVLGTSEVIPVLVLPSGRSIRFEETSRDVIHSFWVPELLFKRDVMPGNVRNTFEVSSIDQEGAFVGRCAELCGSYHAFMNFELRVVSPEKYDQFLAAKKAGKSTQEALGAIGEEEYATETKPFDTRRDVNNFNPSDASAGAGS, from the coding sequence GTGGTCGCAAGGAGTTCGGAGGTACGGCGCTCGGCCGTACGGCACAGCGCTTCCCCGGGGGCCGGTGGACGCCGGCGGCGTGGTGCTGGTCGAATCGCCGGGCTCGGTCTCGGCGCGGCGGCGCTGCTTGTCTCGCTCACCGGCTGTGACGTCGGCAAGACGTTCGGCGGGTTCGGCTGGCCGCAGGGCGGCATCACGCCCGAGTCGCACCGCATGTATGACCTGTGGATCGCGTCCTGCATCGCGGCGCTCGCGGTCGGCGTGTTCGTGTGGGGGCTGATCTTCTGGTGCGTGGTCCGCTACCGCAAGCGCGGCAACGAGCTGCCGGTGCAGACCCGCTACAACCTGCCGATGGAGTTCCTCTACACCATCGCGCCGATCCTCGTGGTCTCCGTGCTCTTCTACTACACGGCGGTCGTGCAGACCGACGTGAACAAGGAGTCGAAGAACCCGGACGTCACCGTCGAGGTCGTCGCGTTCAAGTGGAACTGGCAGTTCAACTACCGCGACGGTCAGGGCCCGGAGGCCAACACCGTCGCCTCGGTGCTCGGCACCAGCGAGGTCATCCCGGTGCTGGTGCTGCCCAGCGGCCGCTCGATCCGCTTCGAGGAGACCAGCCGCGACGTCATCCACTCGTTCTGGGTGCCGGAGTTGCTGTTCAAGCGGGACGTCATGCCGGGCAACGTGCGGAACACGTTCGAGGTCTCCAGCATCGACCAGGAGGGCGCGTTCGTCGGCCGCTGCGCCGAGCTGTGCGGCAGCTACCACGCCTTCATGAACTTCGAGCTGCGGGTCGTGTCGCCGGAGAAGTACGACCAGTTCCTGGCGGCCAAGAAGGCCGGCAAGTCGACCCAGGAGGCGCTCGGCGCGATCGGTGAGGAAGAGTACGCCACCGAGACGAAGCCGTTCGACACCCGGCGCGACGTGAACAACTTCAACCCGTCCGACGCGTCGGCCGGCGCGGGAAGCTGA
- a CDS encoding cytochrome c oxidase subunit 4, translating to MKTEWKIFLTIATFLLGATILYGAWTYADSGGHVEWIGTVALLLSFLLCAMCGGFFWFVSRRIDLRPEDRPDGEIADGAGEVGFFSPGSYWPFGLALAAAIAGLGLVFWQFWLLGLGLVAVVLATCGLLFEYYSGTRRTAEH from the coding sequence ATGAAGACCGAGTGGAAGATCTTCCTGACCATCGCCACGTTCCTCCTCGGCGCGACGATCCTCTACGGCGCCTGGACGTACGCCGACAGCGGCGGTCACGTGGAGTGGATCGGCACTGTGGCGCTGCTGCTGTCCTTCCTGCTCTGCGCGATGTGCGGCGGCTTCTTCTGGTTCGTCTCCCGCCGTATCGACCTGCGCCCCGAGGACCGGCCGGACGGCGAGATCGCCGACGGCGCCGGTGAGGTCGGCTTCTTCAGCCCGGGCAGCTACTGGCCGTTCGGGCTGGCGCTGGCCGCCGCGATCGCCGGTCTCGGCCTGGTGTTCTGGCAGTTCTGGCTGCTGGGACTGGGCCTGGTGGCGGTCGTCCTCGCCACCTGCGGGCTGCTGTTCGAGTACTACTCGGGCACCCGCCGTACCGCCGAGCACTGA
- the trpD gene encoding anthranilate phosphoribosyltransferase: MGERTWPLLLNALLRGEELSTADTAWAMGEIMAGSATPAQIAGFAVALRTKGETPAELGGLVETMLTRAVPVHLPDDVRASALDVVGTGGDLAHTVNISTMAALVVAGAGVRVVKHGNRAASSSCGTADVLEQLGVPLDLEPEQVARCVTEAGIGFCFAARFHPGMRHTGPVRREIGVPTAFNFLGPLTNPARPRAGAVGCFDRRMAPVMAAVFAARGDSAIVVRGEDGLDEFSTGAPTRVWVAQQGTVTESVLDATELGVPRATLADLRGGDAVYNADVVRRLLAGETGPVRDAVLVNAAVALATQGPLDGDLYAVLRTNLDRAAEAVDSGAAAAALERWLEVARAA; encoded by the coding sequence ATGGGCGAACGGACCTGGCCGCTTCTGCTCAACGCGCTGCTGCGCGGCGAGGAGCTCTCCACCGCCGACACGGCGTGGGCGATGGGCGAGATCATGGCCGGCTCGGCCACCCCGGCCCAGATCGCCGGCTTCGCCGTCGCGCTGCGCACCAAGGGCGAGACCCCCGCCGAGCTGGGCGGCCTGGTCGAGACCATGCTGACCCGCGCGGTGCCGGTGCACCTGCCCGACGACGTCCGCGCGAGCGCGCTGGACGTGGTCGGCACCGGCGGCGACCTCGCCCACACGGTGAACATCTCCACCATGGCGGCGCTGGTGGTCGCCGGGGCCGGGGTCCGCGTGGTCAAGCACGGCAACCGGGCCGCCTCCTCCTCCTGCGGCACCGCCGACGTGCTGGAGCAACTCGGCGTACCGCTGGATCTGGAGCCCGAGCAGGTGGCCCGCTGCGTCACCGAGGCCGGCATCGGCTTCTGCTTCGCCGCCCGCTTCCACCCCGGCATGCGCCACACCGGCCCGGTCCGGCGCGAGATCGGCGTACCCACCGCGTTCAACTTCCTCGGCCCGCTGACCAACCCGGCGCGACCCCGCGCGGGCGCCGTCGGCTGCTTCGACAGGCGGATGGCCCCGGTCATGGCCGCCGTCTTCGCGGCCCGGGGCGACTCGGCGATCGTGGTACGCGGCGAGGACGGCCTGGACGAGTTCAGCACCGGCGCGCCCACCCGGGTCTGGGTGGCGCAGCAGGGCACCGTGACCGAGTCCGTGCTGGACGCCACGGAACTCGGGGTGCCCCGGGCCACCCTGGCCGACCTGCGCGGCGGGGACGCGGTCTACAACGCCGACGTGGTACGCCGCCTGCTCGCCGGTGAGACCGGCCCGGTGCGCGACGCGGTGCTGGTGAACGCGGCGGTCGCGCTGGCCACCCAGGGCCCGCTCGACGGCGACCTGTACGCGGTGCTGCGGACCAACCTGGACCGGGCCGCCGAGGCGGTCGACTCGGGCGCCGCAGCGGCAGCGCTGGAGCGCTGGCTCGAGGTGGCGCGGGCCGCCTGA
- a CDS encoding cytochrome c oxidase assembly protein, whose translation MLAVTSAVPATLAAGGEGAPPPFTVTRVFTETRLDSWLTLGIVLAAGLYLYGVHRLRLRGDRWPVIRTVSFLGPGLGGIALVTLTGLGAYDTALLSVHMVQHMVLSMIAPIFLALGAPMTLALRTLPARPRKRLLAIVHSKVIRIYSFPLVAFAIFVVNPFALYFTDLYEFTLRHEWAHELVHAHFIATGCVFFWPLLGLDPLPGRWPYPGRALLMLLSVPFHTVLGLTIMQSTTLFGGDWYPSLNLSWSDPWNDQVVAGGILWAGGEFVSVTMLAVLVVQWVKQSEREARRLDRELDRQEARQRAAEASA comes from the coding sequence ATCCTCGCCGTCACCTCGGCTGTTCCGGCGACGCTGGCGGCGGGAGGCGAGGGCGCCCCGCCGCCGTTCACCGTGACCCGGGTGTTCACCGAGACCCGGCTGGACAGCTGGCTCACGCTGGGCATCGTCCTGGCCGCCGGCCTCTACCTCTACGGGGTGCACCGGCTGCGGCTGCGCGGCGACCGCTGGCCGGTCATCCGTACCGTGTCGTTCCTCGGCCCCGGCCTCGGCGGCATCGCCCTGGTCACGCTCACCGGCCTCGGCGCGTACGACACCGCTCTGCTCTCGGTGCACATGGTGCAGCACATGGTGCTGTCGATGATCGCGCCGATCTTCCTGGCGCTCGGCGCGCCGATGACGCTGGCGCTGCGCACGCTGCCGGCACGGCCCCGCAAGCGGCTGCTCGCGATCGTGCACAGCAAGGTGATCCGGATCTACAGCTTCCCGCTTGTGGCGTTCGCCATCTTCGTGGTGAACCCGTTCGCGCTGTACTTCACCGACCTCTACGAGTTCACCCTGCGCCACGAGTGGGCGCACGAACTGGTCCACGCGCACTTCATCGCCACCGGCTGCGTCTTCTTCTGGCCGCTGCTCGGGCTGGACCCGCTGCCCGGCCGCTGGCCGTACCCGGGCCGCGCGCTGCTCATGCTGCTCTCGGTGCCGTTCCACACGGTCCTCGGCCTGACCATCATGCAGAGCACCACGCTGTTCGGCGGCGACTGGTACCCGTCGCTCAACCTGTCCTGGTCCGACCCCTGGAACGACCAGGTGGTCGCGGGCGGCATCCTGTGGGCCGGCGGCGAGTTCGTCAGCGTCACCATGCTCGCCGTCCTGGTCGTGCAGTGGGTGAAGCAGTCCGAGCGCGAGGCCCGCCGGCTCGACCGCGAACTGGACCGCCAGGAGGCCCGCCAGCGCGCCGCGGAGGCGAGCGCCTGA
- a CDS encoding heme-copper oxidase subunit III, giving the protein MTAAPAIDKSRIHSLTRPNMVSVGTIVWLSSELMFFAALFAMYFSIRAAAPEQWEKHTEVLNIPYATTFTVILVLSSITCQIGVFAAERGDVHALRRWFTITFVMGLIFVLGQLNEYRTLVHEGVKINEDGYGSMFYLTTGFHGLHVTGGLIAFVIFMVRTTMGRFTPAQATSAIVVSYYWHFVDVVWIGLYAMIYWLQ; this is encoded by the coding sequence GTGACTGCGGCCCCAGCCATTGACAAGAGCCGGATCCACTCCCTGACCCGACCCAACATGGTCAGCGTCGGGACGATCGTGTGGCTCTCCAGCGAACTCATGTTCTTCGCGGCGCTGTTCGCGATGTACTTCTCCATCCGCGCGGCGGCGCCGGAGCAGTGGGAGAAGCACACCGAGGTGCTGAACATCCCGTACGCGACCACGTTCACGGTGATCCTGGTGCTCTCCTCGATCACCTGCCAGATCGGCGTGTTCGCGGCCGAGCGCGGTGACGTCCACGCTCTGCGCCGGTGGTTCACGATCACCTTCGTGATGGGTCTGATCTTCGTGCTCGGTCAGCTGAACGAGTACCGGACCCTGGTGCACGAGGGTGTGAAGATCAACGAAGACGGCTACGGGTCGATGTTCTACCTCACCACCGGCTTCCACGGTCTGCACGTGACCGGCGGTCTCATCGCCTTCGTGATCTTCATGGTCCGTACCACGATGGGCCGGTTCACCCCCGCCCAGGCGACCTCGGCGATCGTCGTGTCCTACTACTGGCACTTCGTGGACGTCGTGTGGATCGGGCTCTACGCCATGATCTACTGGCTCCAATGA
- a CDS encoding cytochrome c translates to MTSDNDRRRGLLARLRGRPVARSRGRRRLGAAVRLFAALMLAGGAYTVFAPGVQAQDNPPLTAAGNEGKALFDVSCVTCHGRNAQGVEGRGPSLIGVGSASVEFQVSSGRMPMARQEAQAMRKPPQFTDEQVRQLGQYIQELGGGPEVPNGDLREGANLSTGGELFRINCSQCHAFGGGGGALSSGKYAPSLAPASDRQIYAAMLSGPQNMPVFGDNQITPEEKADIIAYIQETLKHDGDPGGFNLGRYGPSTEGLAIFLVGIVALVFASLWIAGKS, encoded by the coding sequence ATGACTTCTGACAACGACCGCCGACGCGGTCTGCTCGCGCGGCTGCGCGGGCGGCCCGTAGCGCGCAGCAGGGGCCGCCGCCGGCTGGGTGCCGCGGTCCGGCTGTTCGCCGCGCTGATGCTGGCCGGCGGTGCCTACACCGTCTTCGCCCCCGGCGTGCAGGCGCAGGACAACCCTCCGTTGACCGCCGCAGGCAACGAGGGTAAGGCGCTGTTCGACGTGAGCTGTGTGACCTGTCACGGTCGCAACGCCCAGGGCGTCGAGGGCCGCGGTCCGAGCCTGATCGGCGTCGGGTCGGCCTCGGTGGAGTTCCAGGTCAGCAGCGGTCGCATGCCGATGGCCCGGCAGGAGGCCCAGGCCATGCGCAAGCCGCCGCAGTTCACCGACGAGCAGGTGCGCCAGCTCGGGCAGTACATCCAGGAGCTCGGCGGCGGCCCGGAGGTCCCCAACGGCGACCTGCGTGAGGGCGCCAACCTGTCCACCGGTGGTGAGCTGTTCCGGATCAACTGCTCGCAGTGCCACGCCTTCGGCGGTGGCGGCGGCGCGCTGTCCTCCGGCAAGTACGCGCCGAGCCTCGCGCCGGCCAGTGACCGGCAGATCTACGCCGCGATGCTGAGCGGCCCGCAGAACATGCCGGTGTTCGGCGACAACCAGATCACGCCCGAGGAGAAGGCGGACATCATCGCCTACATCCAGGAGACGCTGAAGCACGACGGTGACCCGGGCGGCTTCAACCTGGGCCGCTACGGCCCGTCGACCGAGGGTCTCGCGATCTTCCTGGTCGGCATCGTCGCGCTGGTCTTCGCGAGTTTGTGGATCGCGGGCAAGTCGTGA
- a CDS encoding Rieske 2Fe-2S domain-containing protein, protein MSTHTEHQAPQGPEPLDVNDPRLSRFDIVQEGARRDDIEIVHYEPQVVPGSKAERRLTRTVALMFLLTGVFATAFLVVYIWWPWQWEPGRGGDKLYTPLLGVTLGLALLGIGFGILTWGKKLLPKEVSIQDRHDQADDPEGRKITGETMLYLADEMGVRRRPLLGISLLAGLAPVGAVAAAPLIGGLIEQPHKNNQMFTTGFQPGEGGKKIRLIREDGRPIRPADVSVGGQLTVFPGIDGGVSNLHADSPTLLIHLREDDAQKSRAANERKGHGDYMWGNYVAYSKICTHAGCPASLYEQQTNRLLCPCHQSQFLITDNAKPIFGPANRPLPQLPIEVDEEGFFVAKSDYTETIGPDFWERP, encoded by the coding sequence ATGAGCACCCACACCGAGCACCAGGCCCCGCAGGGCCCGGAGCCGCTCGACGTGAACGACCCCCGGCTCTCCCGGTTCGACATCGTCCAGGAGGGTGCGCGGCGGGACGACATCGAGATCGTCCACTACGAGCCGCAGGTGGTCCCGGGCAGCAAGGCCGAGCGCCGGCTGACCCGTACGGTCGCCCTGATGTTCCTGCTGACCGGCGTCTTCGCCACCGCCTTCCTGGTGGTCTACATCTGGTGGCCGTGGCAGTGGGAGCCGGGTCGCGGTGGCGACAAGCTCTACACGCCGCTGCTCGGCGTGACGCTCGGCCTGGCCCTGCTGGGCATCGGTTTCGGCATCCTGACCTGGGGCAAGAAGCTGCTGCCCAAGGAGGTCTCGATCCAGGACCGGCACGACCAGGCCGACGATCCGGAGGGTCGCAAGATCACCGGTGAGACCATGCTCTACCTGGCCGACGAGATGGGCGTCCGTCGCCGGCCGCTGCTCGGCATCTCCCTGCTCGCCGGCCTGGCGCCGGTGGGCGCGGTGGCCGCGGCTCCACTGATCGGTGGCCTGATCGAGCAGCCGCACAAGAACAACCAGATGTTCACCACCGGCTTCCAGCCGGGCGAGGGCGGCAAGAAGATCCGGCTGATCCGTGAGGACGGCCGCCCGATCCGCCCGGCCGACGTCAGCGTCGGCGGCCAGCTCACCGTGTTCCCGGGCATCGACGGCGGTGTGAGCAACCTGCACGCCGACTCGCCCACCCTGCTCATCCACCTGCGGGAGGACGACGCGCAGAAGTCGCGCGCCGCGAACGAGCGCAAGGGCCACGGCGACTACATGTGGGGCAACTACGTCGCGTACTCCAAGATCTGTACGCACGCCGGCTGCCCGGCCAGCCTCTACGAGCAGCAGACCAACCGCCTGCTCTGCCCCTGCCACCAGTCCCAGTTCCTCATCACCGACAACGCCAAGCCGATCTTCGGCCCGGCGAACCGGCCGCTGCCGCAGCTGCCGATCGAGGTGGACGAGGAGGGCTTCTTCGTGGCGAAGTCCGACTACACCGAGACCATCGGTCCCGACTTCTGGGAGCGGCCATGA